Proteins co-encoded in one Podospora pseudoanserina strain CBS 124.78 chromosome 7 map unlocalized CBS124.78p_7, whole genome shotgun sequence genomic window:
- the SOL1 gene encoding suppressor of los1-1 (COG:G; EggNog:ENOG503NY1P): protein MAKQANLYSFPSVKDNLAPALRAYVISCQEAGLARHGVFKVAVSGGSLPKTLAQALLAPPSGPNDEVKWDKWEIFFADERAVPLDHQDSNYFLLKQELLDKLPAGTGQPTVHPIDTEYLDDTQELADQYEQALVRSFASRDSVKLPIFDLLLLGCGPDGHTCSLFPGHELLRETSAWVAPIEDSPKPPPKRVTLTLPVVTHAVRIAFVATGGGKKEIMKQIFEEGAGLPCALVNEGAGERASWFVDNDAVEGVSYPRRPFSL, encoded by the coding sequence ATGGCCAAACAAGCGAACCTCTACTCGTTCCCCTCAGTCAAGGACAATCTAGCTCCCGCCCTCCGCGCCTACGTCATCTCCTGCCAGGAAGCCGGCCTCGCCCGCCACGGCGTCTTCAAAGTCGCCGTCTCCGGcggctccctccccaaaaccctcgcccaggccctcctcgcccccccCTCGGGCCCCAACGACGAAGTCAAGTGGGACAAGTGGGAAATCTTCTTTGCCGACGAGCGCGCCGTCCCCCTCGACCACCAAGACTCGAattacttcctcctcaagcAAGAACTGCTTGACAAGCTCCCAGCCGGCACCGGCCAGCCGACGGTCCACCCCATCGACACCGAATATCTGGACGACACCCAGGAGCTGGCGGATCAGTACGAGCAAGCCCTCGTCAGGTCTTTTGCCTCGAGGGACAGCGTCAAGCTTCCGATTTTTGACCTTTTGCTGTTGGGCTGCGGACCGGACGGGCACACGTGCAGCTTGTTTCCCGGGCATGAGTTGCTGAGGGAGACGAGCGCGTGGGTGGCGCCTATTGAGGATAGTCCCAAGCCGCCTCCGAAGAGGGTCACGCTTAcgctgccggtggtgacgcATGCTGTGAGGATTGCGTTTGTGGCTacggggggtgggaagaaggagattaTGAAGCAGatttttgaggagggggccgGGTTGCCGTGCGCGCTGGTGAATGAGGGcgcgggggagagggcgagcTGGTTTGTGGATAATGATGCGGTGGAGGGTGTCAGTTATCCTAGGAGGCCTTTCTCTCTTTAA